A genomic window from Synechococcus sp. CBW1107 includes:
- a CDS encoding DUF4055 domain-containing protein — MPTTRRRRTTTSSSPSSPPALQPQALAEPPWLEHPTLFGLRERLQLVYDCWTLLELPDGTSRRPVYLPRGIEEPETCYFKRLEAARPTGFYRDALRTYAGMLSRLAWHELPDSLTRVATDVDGQGTDLGVFLFLADLLTLRDGGCLILQLPPHHRWPSEGDRLEALAKGDRLSLPRLQLVPRGDLLNWRLPTDGATGAPASGPVEIVWREPRRQALPPRFASGNAAVPTVVIDAHGGLVPDPQAWLYRSLSVTDDGLVLRSWQANPNPGAVDGYDVVPLGEPERMPQRFDLPALWYSVDGTAFGEGDLPHLGLAHQYLNHYRCRSDYEDLLSRTALPVGVRTGLVDAYGFCRSDGALGSGAATGGAGGQRPQRLVLSTSSFMDLPEGATFQWVEIEARSLAEHRAYLQQLEEAMRRDALIPAGGQGPARTELEVSLTAGQSFAVLQSLAGQKASMLSTLLRQWTRLTGEKLADVPACSVEICPLVPPQPPRKPQPSVQEWLVLHERGVIDGAELRQQLGLGEPNGTKGG, encoded by the coding sequence GTGCCCACCACCCGCCGCCGCAGGACAACTACCTCCAGCAGCCCCTCCTCCCCACCTGCGCTGCAGCCCCAAGCACTGGCTGAGCCCCCCTGGCTGGAGCACCCCACCCTCTTTGGCCTGCGGGAGCGCCTGCAGCTGGTCTACGACTGCTGGACCCTGCTGGAGCTGCCTGACGGCACCAGTCGCCGGCCGGTTTATCTCCCCCGCGGCATCGAGGAGCCCGAGACCTGCTACTTCAAGCGACTGGAAGCGGCCCGGCCAACGGGCTTTTACCGCGATGCCCTGCGTACCTACGCGGGGATGCTGTCGAGGTTGGCCTGGCACGAGTTGCCCGACTCCCTGACCCGGGTGGCCACCGATGTGGACGGCCAGGGCACCGACCTGGGGGTGTTCCTGTTCCTGGCCGACCTGCTCACCCTGCGGGATGGCGGCTGCCTGATCTTGCAGCTGCCGCCCCACCACCGCTGGCCCTCAGAAGGGGACCGGCTGGAGGCACTCGCCAAAGGCGACCGGCTCTCCCTGCCCCGCCTGCAGCTGGTGCCCCGGGGCGACCTGCTCAACTGGCGCCTGCCCACCGATGGCGCCACAGGCGCTCCGGCATCGGGGCCGGTGGAGATCGTCTGGCGGGAGCCACGCAGACAGGCCCTGCCGCCCCGGTTCGCCAGCGGCAATGCGGCAGTGCCCACGGTCGTGATCGACGCCCACGGCGGTTTGGTGCCCGATCCGCAGGCCTGGCTCTATCGCAGCCTGTCGGTGACGGATGACGGCCTGGTGCTGCGCAGCTGGCAGGCCAACCCCAACCCCGGCGCGGTCGATGGCTACGACGTGGTGCCGTTGGGTGAGCCGGAGCGGATGCCCCAACGTTTTGACCTGCCGGCCCTCTGGTACTCGGTGGATGGCACCGCCTTTGGCGAGGGCGATCTGCCCCACCTGGGCCTGGCGCACCAGTACCTCAACCACTACCGCTGCCGCAGCGACTACGAAGACCTGCTCTCCCGCACCGCCCTGCCGGTGGGGGTGCGCACGGGCCTGGTGGATGCCTACGGCTTCTGCCGCAGCGACGGCGCCCTTGGGTCGGGTGCAGCCACCGGCGGCGCAGGAGGCCAGCGCCCGCAACGCCTGGTGCTCTCCACCTCCTCCTTCATGGACCTGCCCGAGGGGGCCACGTTCCAGTGGGTCGAAATCGAGGCGCGTTCGCTGGCGGAGCACCGGGCCTACCTGCAGCAGCTGGAAGAAGCCATGCGCCGCGATGCGCTGATCCCGGCCGGCGGCCAGGGCCCGGCCCGCACCGAGCTGGAGGTCTCGCTCACCGCCGGCCAGAGCTTTGCGGTGCTGCAATCGCTGGCAGGCCAGAAGGCCTCAATGCTCAGCACCCTGCTGCGCCAGTGGACTCGCCTCACTGGCGAAAAGCTGGCGGATGTACCCGCCTGCAGCGTGGAGATCTGCCCACTGGTACCGCCGCAGCCGCCGCGGAAACCCCAGCCCTCGGTGCAGGAGTGGCTGGTGTTGCATGAGCGGGGGGTGATCGACGGGGCTGAGCTGCGTCAGCAGCTGGGGCTGGGCGAGCCCAACGGGACCAAAGGCGGCTGA
- a CDS encoding LysM domain-containing protein, with amino-acid sequence MLQQSEPYVTAEGDTLSSVASEQQLSLTLLRQFNPELSSWPSEEPLPTGSTLLLPIYRSTTPIPAGMQLLVPGYLPSTPLPAGEWIYLPARRSGGVADDLADLPSAGA; translated from the coding sequence GTGCTGCAGCAGAGCGAGCCCTATGTCACCGCAGAAGGAGACACGTTGAGCAGCGTGGCGAGTGAGCAGCAGCTGAGCCTGACCCTGCTGCGCCAGTTCAACCCAGAGCTGAGCAGCTGGCCCAGCGAGGAACCGTTGCCGACTGGCAGCACCCTGCTGCTGCCCATCTATCGCTCCACTACGCCGATCCCGGCAGGGATGCAACTGCTGGTGCCGGGTTATCTGCCCTCCACGCCCTTACCTGCTGGGGAGTGGATCTACCTGCCAGCCCGGCGCTCAGGGGGCGTGGCGGATGACCTTGCCGATCTGCCATCGGCAGGGGCCTGA
- a CDS encoding IS256 family transposase, with translation MPKTHAAVPELASLLDGSSAGELIPELARHGLQQLIELELAAFLGADWHERTEERLGHRNGYRPRTLTTQVGDLALQIPKLRAGSFLPSILEPRRRVDQALYAVIMEAYIGGVSTRKVDALVAALGSQSGISKSQVSRICQEIDQQVQAFLGRPLESSGYAYVYLDATYLKGRLGKAQQVCSRAVVVAMGVNEDGRRELLGLKVGDSESEPFWAEFIAHLKERGLAGVKLVISDAHSGLTKAIRRQLQGSVWQRCRVHFARNLLQCVPKAHQGMVTAALRSVFAQESAEEIESRWDDLAASLAERFPKAAALMHEAKEDVLAFRHFPKDHWRKIWSTNLLERVNEEIKRRTRVVGIFPNDASITRLVGAVLLEQHEHWQLEGRRMFSAESMATIPELDAIPALQALST, from the coding sequence ATGCCCAAGACCCATGCTGCCGTACCTGAGCTGGCCTCGCTACTCGATGGCAGCAGTGCCGGGGAGCTGATCCCTGAACTGGCACGCCACGGCCTGCAGCAGCTGATCGAGCTGGAGCTCGCTGCCTTCCTCGGTGCGGACTGGCACGAGCGCACCGAGGAGCGGCTCGGCCACCGCAACGGCTACCGGCCTCGCACCCTGACCACCCAGGTGGGGGATCTGGCACTGCAGATCCCGAAACTGCGCGCGGGCAGCTTCCTCCCCTCGATCCTCGAACCCCGCCGCCGGGTTGATCAGGCCCTGTACGCGGTGATCATGGAGGCTTACATCGGTGGGGTCTCGACCCGCAAGGTCGATGCCCTGGTGGCGGCGCTCGGCTCCCAGAGCGGCATCTCCAAGTCGCAGGTGAGTCGCATCTGTCAGGAGATCGACCAGCAGGTGCAGGCGTTCCTGGGCCGGCCGCTGGAGAGCAGCGGCTACGCCTACGTCTACCTCGATGCCACCTACCTCAAGGGGCGGCTGGGCAAGGCTCAGCAGGTCTGCTCCCGCGCCGTCGTCGTCGCCATGGGGGTGAACGAGGACGGGCGCCGGGAGTTGCTGGGCCTCAAGGTGGGCGACAGCGAGAGCGAGCCCTTCTGGGCGGAGTTCATCGCCCACCTCAAGGAGCGAGGCCTCGCTGGCGTCAAGCTGGTGATCTCTGACGCCCACAGCGGACTCACCAAGGCCATCCGACGGCAGCTGCAGGGCAGCGTCTGGCAGCGCTGCCGGGTCCACTTTGCCCGCAACCTGCTGCAGTGCGTTCCCAAGGCTCACCAGGGCATGGTCACCGCCGCCCTGCGCAGCGTGTTCGCTCAGGAGAGCGCGGAAGAGATCGAGTCCCGCTGGGATGATCTGGCGGCCTCGCTGGCGGAGCGCTTCCCCAAGGCCGCTGCGCTGATGCATGAGGCCAAGGAGGACGTGCTGGCGTTCCGCCACTTCCCCAAGGACCACTGGCGCAAGATCTGGAGCACCAACCTGCTCGAGCGGGTCAACGAGGAAATCAAACGCCGCACCAGGGTCGTCGGCATCTTCCCCAACGACGCGTCGATCACCCGCCTGGTGGGCGCGGTACTGCTGGAGCAGCACGAGCACTGGCAGCTGGAGGGCCGGCGCATGTTCTCAGCCGAGAGCATGGCGACCATCCCGGAGCTGGATGCCATCCCTGCTCTCCAGGCCCTCAGCACCTGA
- a CDS encoding type II toxin-antitoxin system VapB family antitoxin, translated as MATLESEEKKEEGITHHGCGAAGAPSGLRSLFLLPAGPIPDVYSRPTLYTSPMGPMRTNIVIDDALMKQAMQASGARSKREAVELGLRTLVKLQQQAQIRSFRGRLAWDGDLDAQRLDAGMETAEHQP; from the coding sequence TTGGCGACGCTGGAATCAGAGGAGAAGAAGGAGGAGGGCATCACCCATCACGGCTGTGGTGCTGCGGGCGCCCCGTCCGGGCTGCGCTCGCTCTTCCTGTTGCCAGCCGGCCCGATCCCGGATGTGTATAGCCGCCCTACGCTTTACACATCGCCCATGGGTCCCATGCGCACCAACATCGTCATCGACGACGCCCTGATGAAGCAGGCCATGCAGGCCAGCGGTGCCCGCAGCAAGCGAGAAGCGGTGGAGCTCGGTCTGCGCACGCTGGTCAAGCTGCAGCAGCAGGCCCAGATCCGTTCCTTCCGCGGCCGCTTGGCCTGGGATGGCGATCTGGACGCCCAACGGCTCGATGCCGGGATGGAGACGGCCGAGCATCAGCCGTGA
- the istA gene encoding IS21 family transposase, which yields MLSPLEQSSRDAALETPEDVQAILGLTAAGWGRRRIARELGCSPETVRKYRRQGGWEAYGKPRRIGVLDGQYDWLKERFLAHNGNADVVRQELASEKGIAVSLRTVERAVEPWRQELRAAALATVRFETPPGKQLQADFGETYARIAGERAKVHLCVLTLGYSRRLVVRAYRHERQVNWLLAMEEAFRHWRGVPAEVLFDNARALVKEHDPARQVLVFNERLDAFARYWGFLPKACRPYRARTKGKDERGVGYVKTNAVAGREFASWEALEAHLERWSREVADVRIHGTTGEQPLLRFQREEAAALQPLPHKPSFLAERELVRVVHNDACVEVEGNWYSVPWALLKQRVSVLVGDQQVQIRHGGRVVARHGRVAANRRHRSVLRGHWDGLVPAPQQDLAERSLPSADGALCVGPASTTSPPCGGGTRRRAPVVRSSELARSLAVYAAEVGEEVAA from the coding sequence GTGCTGTCACCTCTGGAGCAGAGCTCCCGGGATGCGGCGTTGGAAACCCCAGAGGATGTCCAGGCGATCCTTGGCCTCACCGCAGCTGGCTGGGGCCGGCGGCGGATCGCCAGGGAACTGGGCTGCTCGCCTGAGACCGTCCGCAAGTACCGGCGGCAGGGCGGCTGGGAGGCCTACGGCAAACCCCGACGGATCGGCGTTCTCGATGGTCAGTACGACTGGCTCAAGGAGCGGTTCCTGGCCCACAACGGCAATGCCGATGTGGTGCGCCAGGAGCTGGCCAGCGAGAAAGGCATCGCCGTGTCACTGCGCACCGTGGAGCGGGCGGTGGAGCCCTGGCGGCAGGAGCTGCGGGCCGCTGCCCTGGCAACGGTGCGGTTTGAGACGCCGCCGGGCAAGCAACTGCAGGCCGATTTCGGTGAGACCTACGCCCGCATCGCCGGCGAGAGGGCCAAGGTGCACCTGTGCGTGCTGACCCTGGGGTACTCGCGGCGGCTGGTGGTGCGGGCCTACCGGCACGAGCGCCAGGTCAACTGGCTGTTGGCGATGGAGGAGGCCTTCCGCCACTGGCGGGGGGTGCCGGCCGAGGTGCTGTTCGATAACGCCCGTGCCCTGGTCAAGGAGCACGATCCGGCTCGCCAGGTGCTGGTGTTCAACGAACGGCTCGATGCCTTTGCCCGCTACTGGGGGTTCCTCCCCAAAGCCTGCCGGCCCTACCGGGCCAGGACCAAGGGAAAGGACGAGCGCGGCGTCGGTTACGTCAAGACCAATGCGGTGGCCGGCCGTGAGTTCGCCAGCTGGGAGGCGCTGGAAGCGCACCTGGAGCGCTGGAGCCGGGAGGTGGCCGATGTTCGCATCCACGGAACGACCGGCGAACAACCGCTCCTGCGATTCCAGCGGGAGGAGGCCGCTGCCCTGCAGCCGTTACCCCATAAGCCGTCGTTCCTGGCGGAACGGGAGCTGGTGCGGGTGGTCCACAACGACGCCTGCGTCGAGGTGGAGGGCAACTGGTACAGCGTGCCCTGGGCGCTGCTCAAGCAGCGGGTGAGCGTGCTGGTGGGGGATCAGCAGGTGCAGATCCGCCATGGCGGCCGGGTTGTTGCCCGGCATGGGCGCGTGGCGGCCAATCGTCGTCATCGCTCCGTGCTGCGGGGGCATTGGGACGGGCTGGTTCCAGCGCCGCAGCAGGACTTGGCCGAACGGTCACTGCCGTCAGCCGATGGCGCGCTCTGCGTTGGGCCCGCCTCCACCACGTCCCCGCCCTGTGGGGGCGGAACGCGGCGGCGGGCACCGGTGGTGCGCAGCTCAGAACTGGCCCGCTCCCTGGCGGTCTATGCCGCCGAGGTGGGCGAGGAGGTGGCGGCATGA
- the istB gene encoding IS21-like element helper ATPase IstB, whose protein sequence is MSPAKTGQPDRRQELMVTTPPVSALELDDMLTRLRLTAIRDQLDNLLEEAARKELNLREALAWLCAAEIARKDQRRIAMAMSIAKFPFVRTLEGFEYEAQPSLDPGQIRELATCRWVANGDTLLLLGPPGVGKTHLAVALGREAVSKGYTVQYVSAMELISTLARAHNQTALKSRLSQYGKSKLLIIDELGYLPLEPDAAHLFFQLISRRYERGSVLITSNRPVMEWGEVFGDQVVATAILDRLLHHSHVLTVRGDSYRLREKRRSGLIKSSSAVRTIPATGEEGSP, encoded by the coding sequence ATGAGTCCCGCCAAAACCGGTCAACCAGATCGTCGTCAGGAGCTGATGGTCACGACACCGCCGGTCTCCGCCCTGGAGCTCGATGACATGCTCACCCGCCTGCGATTGACCGCGATCCGGGACCAGCTCGACAACCTGCTCGAGGAGGCGGCCCGCAAGGAGCTGAACCTGCGCGAGGCGTTGGCCTGGCTGTGCGCGGCGGAGATCGCCCGCAAGGACCAGCGGCGAATCGCGATGGCGATGAGCATTGCCAAATTCCCGTTCGTGCGGACGCTGGAGGGGTTTGAGTACGAGGCCCAGCCCTCGCTCGATCCAGGCCAGATCCGGGAACTCGCCACCTGCCGCTGGGTCGCCAACGGCGACACCCTGCTGCTGCTGGGTCCGCCGGGGGTGGGCAAGACCCACCTGGCCGTCGCCCTGGGGCGTGAGGCGGTGAGCAAGGGCTACACCGTGCAGTACGTCTCGGCGATGGAGCTGATCTCCACCCTGGCCCGGGCCCACAACCAGACGGCGCTGAAGAGCCGGCTGAGCCAGTACGGCAAGAGCAAGCTGCTGATCATTGACGAGCTGGGCTACCTGCCGCTGGAGCCCGATGCGGCCCACCTGTTCTTCCAGCTGATCTCCCGTCGCTACGAGCGCGGCAGCGTGCTGATCACCTCCAACCGCCCCGTCATGGAGTGGGGCGAGGTGTTCGGTGATCAGGTCGTCGCCACCGCGATCCTCGATCGGCTGCTGCACCACAGCCATGTGCTGACCGTGCGGGGCGACAGCTACCGCCTGCGTGAGAAACGCCGCTCCGGTCTGATCAAGAGCAGCAGTGCGGTGAGGACCATCCCCGCCACCGGGGAGGAAGGGAGCCCATGA
- a CDS encoding LysM domain-containing protein: MEQPLSPLNQGLNPLRGGPLWGQLVSLPAATPGIDSRVAQPASAPPGAMPLWLALQPYANARLCLFEVDRPESRNPIPIRRHVIDCFLEQSGIVSGYNDTALTDPGDVLLRGYLCRAAILPVSTSNTFDWLAAELDWAIPGFRDEAPLPWDPELLGTTVQAPCQGVMWLGDLALLHPQGGLPSGGRAQFAGCQVMHFGADYGPGGIGLLLQPLLGEAIQLVLRPHSVLVLRDGDTLNLIAERYGTTVATLRRINPQLESTQTIIVVEGDSLAVLAGRHGTTETKLRRLASPAVV, from the coding sequence ATGGAGCAACCCCTCTCGCCACTCAACCAGGGCCTCAACCCCCTGCGGGGTGGGCCGCTCTGGGGCCAGCTGGTGTCTCTGCCGGCAGCTACCCCGGGGATCGACAGCCGGGTGGCCCAGCCCGCGTCTGCGCCCCCTGGGGCTATGCCTCTTTGGCTGGCGCTGCAGCCCTACGCCAACGCTCGCCTCTGCTTATTTGAGGTGGACCGGCCCGAGAGCCGCAACCCCATTCCGATCCGCCGACACGTGATCGACTGCTTCCTGGAGCAGAGCGGCATCGTCAGCGGCTACAACGACACCGCCCTCACCGACCCGGGCGATGTGCTGCTGCGCGGCTACCTCTGCCGGGCGGCGATCCTGCCGGTGAGCACCAGCAACACCTTCGATTGGCTGGCGGCCGAGCTGGACTGGGCCATCCCAGGGTTCCGCGATGAGGCGCCATTGCCCTGGGATCCAGAACTGCTGGGCACCACGGTGCAGGCCCCCTGTCAGGGGGTGATGTGGCTGGGAGACCTGGCCCTGCTCCACCCTCAGGGCGGTCTGCCATCCGGCGGCCGGGCCCAGTTCGCGGGCTGCCAGGTGATGCACTTCGGGGCGGACTACGGCCCGGGCGGCATCGGCCTGCTGCTGCAGCCGCTGCTGGGGGAAGCGATCCAGCTGGTGCTCAGACCCCACAGCGTGCTGGTGCTGCGGGATGGCGACACGCTGAACCTGATCGCTGAGCGCTACGGCACCACGGTGGCCACTTTGCGGCGGATCAACCCCCAGCTGGAGAGCACCCAGACGATCATTGTCGTCGAGGGGGATTCCCTGGCGGTGCTGGCTGGCCGCCATGGCACCACGGAAACCAAGCTGCGCAGGCTGGCGTCCCCGGCAGTGGTGTAA
- a CDS encoding PIN domain nuclease, translating to MIVVDSSVWIDFFNGVSTPEVERLDGWLGVTPLAIGDLILVEVMQGFRSERDVATARQLFRSLALLPMLGGSNAWKAAENYRTLRRQGITVRKTIDGIIATACIEANLPLLFSDRDFQPYVDHLGLEAA from the coding sequence GTGATCGTGGTCGATTCCTCGGTCTGGATCGACTTCTTCAATGGGGTGAGCACCCCCGAGGTGGAGCGGCTGGATGGATGGCTCGGGGTGACACCGCTGGCGATCGGCGATCTGATCCTGGTGGAGGTGATGCAGGGCTTCCGCAGCGAGCGCGACGTGGCCACCGCCCGGCAACTGTTCCGCTCCTTGGCTCTGCTGCCGATGCTTGGTGGCAGCAACGCCTGGAAGGCAGCAGAGAATTACAGAACGCTGCGCCGCCAGGGAATCACGGTGCGCAAGACGATCGACGGGATCATCGCCACCGCCTGCATTGAGGCCAACCTGCCGCTGCTGTTCAGCGACCGCGACTTTCAGCCCTACGTCGATCATCTGGGTCTGGAAGCGGCATGA
- a CDS encoding IS3 family transposase, producing MIPPEDRSQLMELFREGLKEGASATAIADLIGICSRTLRRWGIAFQTHGFSQDRRKGSPRNVAHRFTPEERQRLIHIVNDPRFADLTPAQIVAILAEERIYVGSESTIYRIMRQEGLLNHRGRTRLPREPREVPVLEATGIHQVLAWDITLLPGPVKGQFYYLYMVMDVWSRRILGAEVHEHECSELASAFFDRVCRDEGISKETAAVLHSDNGAPMRSFTLAAKMAELGVSLSFSRPRVSNDNAYAESWFRTMKYHQSYPLRRFRDLLSVKAWVDGFVEWYNAEHRHSGIKYVTPNQRHYGQADAICAIRQQTYEEARQRHPQRWSRPPRNWLQPQVVSINHPRPQKPVAA from the coding sequence ATGATCCCGCCAGAGGATAGAAGCCAGCTGATGGAATTGTTCCGAGAAGGTCTCAAAGAAGGGGCTTCTGCCACGGCGATTGCAGATCTGATCGGTATCTGCTCACGCACGCTACGGCGCTGGGGCATTGCGTTCCAGACACATGGATTCAGCCAGGATCGCCGCAAAGGATCTCCACGGAATGTGGCGCACCGATTCACACCAGAAGAGCGGCAGCGCTTAATTCACATCGTCAATGATCCGCGATTCGCGGACCTCACTCCCGCCCAGATCGTGGCCATCCTTGCCGAGGAGCGAATCTATGTGGGTTCAGAGTCCACGATTTACCGCATCATGCGGCAAGAGGGTCTGCTGAACCACCGTGGCAGAACCCGCCTGCCGCGTGAGCCCAGGGAGGTTCCGGTGTTGGAAGCAACGGGCATCCATCAAGTACTGGCCTGGGATATCACCCTCCTCCCCGGCCCCGTGAAGGGGCAGTTCTATTACCTCTACATGGTGATGGATGTATGGAGCCGGCGCATCCTCGGCGCAGAGGTGCATGAGCATGAATGTAGCGAGTTGGCCAGCGCATTCTTTGATCGTGTCTGCCGCGATGAAGGGATCAGCAAGGAGACTGCTGCGGTCCTGCACTCGGACAATGGCGCCCCCATGCGCTCATTCACTCTGGCGGCCAAGATGGCGGAGCTGGGGGTGTCGCTTTCGTTCTCGAGGCCACGCGTCAGCAATGACAACGCCTATGCCGAGTCGTGGTTCCGCACGATGAAATACCACCAGAGTTATCCGCTCAGGCGATTCCGGGATCTGCTTTCGGTGAAAGCCTGGGTGGATGGCTTTGTCGAGTGGTACAACGCTGAGCACCGGCACAGCGGCATCAAGTACGTGACGCCCAATCAGCGCCATTACGGCCAGGCTGACGCGATCTGCGCCATCCGCCAACAGACCTATGAGGAAGCTCGGCAGAGGCATCCTCAGCGCTGGAGCCGGCCACCCCGCAACTGGTTACAGCCACAGGTTGTGAGCATCAACCATCCGCGACCGCAGAAACCTGTGGCTGCTTGA
- a CDS encoding GIY-YIG nuclease family protein, with amino-acid sequence MTSATIKLFLPHGDAKALRTAEISNWTGKALAAPRTELDGLVAREECEKAGVYILTGTNPATNGPHAYIGEAEVIRDRLKQHKGKEFWVSAIVFISKDENLTKAHVRYLESRLLAEAIQVGRFSIEQNQAGGSKLPESDREDMEVFLGRIRQLLPVLGSDLLTPITKAHAKGQSGGQLICRIKGAEARGQRTPDGFVVFSGSTAVLKDRPSAQQQHPFVVTLRKKLIADGVLVEKGGYLTFTRDAEFSSPSAAAATVHGGGANGLTEWKTKDGITLKELDEKA; translated from the coding sequence GTGACATCAGCAACTATCAAGCTCTTCCTCCCGCACGGAGACGCGAAAGCGCTTCGCACGGCGGAGATCTCAAACTGGACTGGCAAGGCCCTCGCCGCACCTCGTACTGAGCTGGACGGTCTAGTTGCCCGTGAAGAGTGTGAGAAGGCTGGCGTCTATATCCTTACAGGCACCAACCCGGCTACAAACGGGCCGCACGCCTACATTGGCGAGGCAGAGGTCATTCGTGACAGGCTAAAGCAGCACAAGGGGAAGGAGTTCTGGGTCTCGGCGATTGTGTTCATCAGCAAGGACGAGAATCTTACGAAGGCTCATGTTCGGTACCTAGAGAGTCGCCTGTTGGCCGAAGCCATTCAGGTCGGCCGCTTCTCCATTGAGCAGAATCAGGCCGGAGGCTCGAAGCTGCCGGAGTCCGATCGCGAAGACATGGAGGTCTTCCTTGGTCGTATTCGTCAACTACTGCCCGTCCTCGGATCCGACCTTCTCACACCGATCACGAAGGCGCACGCCAAGGGCCAGTCCGGGGGCCAACTCATCTGTCGCATCAAGGGTGCAGAGGCTCGGGGACAGCGCACTCCTGACGGGTTCGTCGTGTTCAGTGGATCGACAGCCGTGCTGAAAGACCGGCCGTCTGCACAACAGCAGCACCCGTTCGTGGTCACGCTTCGCAAGAAGCTCATCGCAGACGGAGTCCTTGTTGAGAAGGGCGGCTACTTGACCTTCACCAGGGACGCTGAGTTCTCCAGCCCGAGCGCTGCAGCAGCCACTGTGCATGGAGGCGGCGCAAATGGACTTACGGAATGGAAGACCAAGGATGGGATCACACTTAAAGAGCTCGATGAAAAGGCCTAA
- a CDS encoding DUF429 domain-containing protein: MSRTVLGIDAAWTAHQPSGVALVQEQGQRWHCLAVAPSYASFLACAEGHPVDWEARHRGSTPEMGTLLRASARLAGRPVDLIAIDMPLSTEPIGGRRNADQQVSIQYGSRGCAVHSPTTARPGALADGLRSELEQLGHPLQTTATPRHGSGGVLEVYPHVALLALLGLDYRLEYKVSRSSRYWPAASIRQRIEKLLANFQRIQNALQQQIGAINQPLPQPAAVATLTELKPLEDSLDALVCAWVAMEHLRGRTCALGDSTAAIWCPH, translated from the coding sequence ATGAGCCGCACCGTGCTGGGCATCGATGCCGCCTGGACGGCCCATCAGCCCAGCGGGGTGGCGCTGGTGCAGGAGCAGGGTCAGCGCTGGCATTGCCTGGCGGTGGCACCCAGTTACGCCAGCTTTCTGGCCTGCGCCGAGGGCCACCCGGTGGATTGGGAGGCACGCCACCGCGGCAGCACACCCGAGATGGGGACACTGCTGCGTGCCAGCGCCCGCCTGGCGGGCCGGCCGGTGGATCTGATCGCCATCGACATGCCCCTCTCCACCGAGCCCATCGGCGGCCGCCGCAATGCCGATCAGCAGGTCTCCATCCAGTACGGCAGCCGGGGCTGCGCGGTGCACAGCCCCACCACCGCCAGACCCGGGGCCCTGGCGGATGGGCTGCGCTCAGAGCTGGAGCAGCTGGGCCACCCCCTGCAAACCACGGCAACGCCTCGCCATGGCTCTGGTGGGGTGCTGGAGGTCTATCCCCATGTGGCCCTGCTCGCCCTGCTGGGTCTCGACTACCGACTGGAGTACAAGGTCAGCCGCTCCTCTCGCTACTGGCCTGCTGCCTCAATCCGGCAGCGGATCGAGAAGCTCCTGGCCAACTTCCAGCGCATTCAAAACGCGCTGCAGCAGCAGATCGGGGCCATCAACCAGCCCCTGCCGCAGCCCGCAGCGGTGGCGACGCTGACGGAGCTCAAACCCCTGGAAGACAGCCTCGATGCCCTGGTCTGCGCCTGGGTGGCGATGGAGCATCTCCGCGGCCGCACGTGCGCCCTGGGCGACAGCACGGCCGCGATCTGGTGTCCGCACTAA
- a CDS encoding transposase, translating to MKPTYDTAVRDQVRQRMSPPNRESVAEIARSTGITTQTLYNWRSQWQKQGQLVPATTKPPEQWSALDKLAAVIQAAGLSGPDLGAFCRERGLYPKQLARWRQAAEDANGPSAPSMADQRELQRKNQELIRQNRRLQRELEKKEKALSEAATLLMLSKKLDQLWPRDEEQ from the coding sequence ATGAAACCGACCTATGACACCGCTGTGCGGGACCAAGTCCGCCAGCGCATGAGCCCGCCAAACCGGGAGAGCGTGGCCGAGATCGCCCGCTCCACCGGGATCACGACCCAGACCCTCTACAACTGGCGCAGCCAGTGGCAGAAGCAGGGTCAGCTCGTGCCAGCCACCACCAAGCCGCCGGAGCAGTGGAGCGCTCTCGACAAGCTGGCCGCTGTGATCCAGGCGGCCGGCCTGAGTGGCCCTGATCTCGGGGCCTTCTGCCGTGAGCGGGGCCTCTACCCCAAACAGCTTGCCCGCTGGCGGCAGGCCGCCGAGGATGCCAATGGCCCCAGCGCTCCGAGCATGGCTGATCAGCGAGAACTTCAGCGTAAGAATCAGGAGCTGATTCGCCAGAATCGCCGCTTACAACGCGAATTGGAGAAGAAGGAGAAGGCTCTCTCGGAGGCGGCAACACTGCTGATGCTCTCAAAAAAGCTCGATCAGCTGTGGCCACGGGACGAGGAACAATGA